The following proteins come from a genomic window of Diorhabda carinulata isolate Delta chromosome X, icDioCari1.1, whole genome shotgun sequence:
- the LOC130900872 gene encoding WD repeat-containing protein 81 isoform X2 codes for MFDAFEEIGIPKKYIKKTNKEDRFVAFVSKLWLKNLIKHLKLTEFIEKPNFQAWPTAEEELGPSWVKVLISYVLKRDCKIFPLPKIRSSQDENPLLFSLLMEYVSQTNFINLWKKAYKKYVSKNSNRETKIVLTEYNIVLREIVTRIYGCPIINTYEESLNVSQSAQFHVHLNIFPALCAVETPKAMFIFHLPYIEHNINDCVTFSPAILDKSHTKSLFIVYQLLNVLKTLHERSLTLGDITLNDIFVSEDMWIYIFPQITSNLHCDENLYKASETNTANKLNSIRNINGNKNYSFYSSHIYDVVQVKDESLNDLCQLWINGLISNFTYISALNKLSGRVLGDPNCHYVFPWVTDFTSACGRNWRDLKKSKFRLNKGDHQLDLTFDTSQSQVPHHVSDVLSPITYYVYMARKTLKSVLCKNVRTIWVPAEYPSSIQRIQEWTPDECIPEFYTDPSIFRSIHEDLDDLSVPAWASDPEEFIENHRKALESPNVSEKLHYWIDLTFGYKLSGNPAIRSRNVCLNLADEHENLTKSGLVQLFSHPHPPRATDSQYFAKIPPRVLVNQYCRHRSRVRNNSAISTHESNTSDDERLTNENSNNMLFCGRSSLNEDVTNKAIRSSSTHRSELLSIINRPIETPINTLVLSETINLPKDYKPEFLLEAFEKKHNFLSKTFYQNYNGNIQDIKTDRHYSLLTDDEIYRQKLKCRQSNQIINQNDFIVTCNYVDIITSRRINELKVLGCLILEIFMAKQLRPVGSINSSTTLENRLKCCLSILNSCDIPPCISYIVNLLLQPEKEEYTGVTDMGLPPPSAYLLLEPLMHMTIPFSKHFPYLYELLQNLKEFKNVSVELSILYHFDCDGQMCSEYENLEKTKILFAQNIAECKVKMCAKQLDILLDDINYTDNEIVYIILPHIKELIEDPPTSVLAAWYLFEPISRVLGPQKTAKYLLDPILKLYENECVDTHLPYIKKIAKLYHHSFLLCLMVRLGLKKFLENFVVPLVEAVGGYKDYDLVDFVLHNHSEKIAKRNSHLKIIESDQMDVNKSDNGDPTNQQSSKHLQGKDYIVREEVFEIEEEKNNEDQMKFLLEHLQLNVSSELPFNHSTAEEAMETLIHTNAELVLHSEDEISDSSDTMKSPTIPIPQTLYSNVTNITCEVGSKKSETEFSEQSVTPNFPKTEFQRSKSSTKISEMSADSLVWLSHRLGPLLSAKYLSRNLLKMLTLCYIGKDNISSYVPDGLYNFKDISITSHFIKGDQATIKILECLTNISALYGEQIIIFQYIPYMTELITLSKKRITPNLEGGLISCLTLLKSIIPYLTDGTLMNQLQDVILTCILHPIIRLLNSTNHVFPSGSTARNTLARKYLDVIYILSIRIGVDMTKKYLLVPALQRFFLIFDKVYTNSDESEKACHLESIGQSNTEEETINVLQRRASELTETPQASEETVEKRALLEIIDVFTKELAHTAYLPFVKLLGLNCLETALNNYDKICKLCQEYEDEIKNSNVKTVSTLKLSDFNVFTPLVTSSSIGSNIALVGNRIDIQSENVDSINMDLLSLVSNRIENSSRHLRGNWLAYWEYEIGRSEKDVQLNFKQIKLQTFVGHTQSVKCLHVLDNENSFMSGSRDKTVKLWSLRSQGDGFATSTCQWTYSSHKKSILSITFLESLRLVASCDSIVHIWDPFMGANVGNLESPKFAPVNTLKSMPAPSTLVFAATTDGTVKVLDTRVLNYIYELKMSPNLSSLIRCLAIAPSGNWVAAGQSSGFITILDTRTGLIIANWRAHESEVLQLEVHNEDSLVSSSLDQSTSVWNASDGKLKFHMRGTTEPVHCLSIHNNELISGTTGNRIGVHSSITCDASFSNNKLRGDSFKGLLTSMDYLPLNRLLLLGADTGNINLLC; via the exons atgtTTGATGCTTTTGAGGAAATTGGAATACCCAAAaagtatataaagaaaactaataAAGAAGATAGATTTGTTGCTTTTGTGAGTAAATTATGGCTTAA GAATTTAATAAAGCATTTGAAGTTAACTGAGTTTAtcgaaaaaccaaattttcaagcATGGCCTACAGCAGAAGAAGAACTTGGTCCATCTTGGGTAAAAGTATTGATCTCTTATGTTCTAAAAAGAGATTGCAAAATATTTCCTCTCCCAAAGATTCGTTCATCACAAGATGAAAATCCCTTATTGTTTTCTTTACTGATGGAATATGTCAGTCAAACTAATTTTATCAACTTGTGGAAAAaagcatataaaaaatatgtttctaaaaaCTCCAATCGTGAAACCAAAATTGTATTAACTGAATATAACATTGTTTTAAGAGAAATAGTAACAAGAATATATGGGTGTCCTATAATTAATACTTATGAGGAGAGTCTAAATGTAAGCCAGTCTGCTCAATTTCATGtacatctcaatatttttccTGCACTTTGTGCTGTGGAAACTCCAAAAGCAATGTTTATATTCCATTTACCTTATATAGAACACAATATTAATGATTGTGTAACATTTTCCCCTGCAATACTGGATAAAAGTCATACTAAGTCTCTGTTTATTGTTTATCAGTTACTTAATGTATTGAAAACTTTACATGAAAGAAGCCTAACTCTTGGAGATATAAcgttaaatgatatatttgtaaGTGAAGATATGTGGATATATATTTTTCCtcaaataacctcaaacttacattgtgatgaaaatttatataaagctAGTGAAACAAATActgcaaataaattgaatagtATCAGGAACATTAATGGCAACAAGAACTATAGTTTTTACAGCTCTCACATTTATGATGTTGTACAAGTTAAAGATGAAAGTTTAAATGATTTGTGCCAGTTATGGATAAACggattaatttcaaattttacttacaTATCAGCATTGAATAAATTATCTG GTAGAGTATTAGGAGATCCCAACTGCCATTATGTTTTTCCATGGGTTACCGATTTTACATCGGCATGTGGAAGAAATTGGAGAGActtgaaaaaatctaaatttaggTTAAATAAAGGAGACCACCAACTTGATCTCACATTTGATACCAGCCAATCTCAGGTTCCTCATCACGTTTCTGATGTATTATCTCCTATTACGTACTATGTATATATGGCTAGGAAAACCCTGAAATCAGTACTCTGTAAAAATGTTAGAACAATATGGGTGCCTGCTGAATATCCCAGCTCTATCCAAAGGATACAAGAGTGGACTCCGGATGAATGTATTCCAGAATTTTATACAGATCCAAGTATTTTTAGAAGTATACACGAAGATTTAGATGACTTATCTGTTCCTGCCTGGGCATCAGATCCAGAAGAATTTATAGAGAATCATAGGAAGGCTTTGGAAAGTCCAAATGTATCAGAGAAACTACATTATTGGATTGATCTTACTTTTGGCTATAA atTAAGTGGTAATCCAGCAATAAGATCCCGTAATGTATGCCTAAATTTAGCTGATGAACACGAGAATTTAACAAAATCCGGATTagttcaattattttctcatcCCCATCCACCAAGAGCCACTGATTCTCAGTATTTTGCCAAAATTCCTCCAAGAGTACTTGTGAATCAATATTGTAGACATA GATCTAGAGTTCGCAACAATTCCGCAATAAGTACTCATGAATCAAACACCAGTGATGATGAAAgattaacaaatgaaaattcaaataacatGCTTTTTTGTGGTCGATCTTCTTTGAAtgaagatgttacaaataaagCAATTCGAAGTTCAAGTACACATCGAAGTGAATTATTGAGCATTATTAATAGACCTATTGAAACGCCTATTAATACCTTGGTATTATCTGAAACGATTAATTTGCCAAAGGATTATAAACCTGAATTTCTATTAGaagcttttgaaaaaaaacataattttctctCGAAGACGTTTTACCAAAACTACAATGGAAACATTCAGGATATTAAAACTGATAGGCATTATTCTCTACTAACCGATGATGAAATATATAGACAAAAGTTGAAATGTCGTCAATCAAACCAAATAATTAAccaaaatgattttattgtaaCATGCAATTATGTAGATATAATTACTTCTAGACGtattaatgaattaaaagtATTAGGGTGTcttatattagaaatatttatggCTAAACAATTGCGTCCAGTAGGCTCTATAAACTCCAGTACTACATTAGAGAATCGCTTAAAATGCTGTTTATCCATTTTGAACAGTTGTGATATACCTCCATGCATTTCGTATATtgtcaatttattattacaacCAGAGAAAGAAGAATATACGGGTGTGACTGACATGGGATTACCACCACCCAGCGCTTATTTACTATTAGAACCGCTCATGCATATGACCATTCCattttccaaacattttccATATCTTTATGAACTCTTACAGAATctcaaagaatttaaaaatgtatctgTTGAATTAAGTATATTGTATCATTTTGATTGTGACGGTCAAATGTGTTCTGAGTATGAAAACTtggagaaaacaaaaatattatttgctcAAAATATAGCGGAATGTAAAGTAAAGATGTGTGCCAAGCAATTAGATATTCTTCTGGATGATATCAATTATACTGACAATGAAATAGTGTACATAATTTTGCCACATATTAAAGAACTTATTGAAGACCCTCCTACTTCAGTGTTGGCAGCATGGTACCTCTTTGAACCTATTTCAAGAGTACTAGGCCCTCAGAAAACAGCAAAGTATTTATTAGATcctattttaaaactttatgaAAATGAATGTGTCGATACTCATTTaccttatattaaaaaaattgccaaattATACCACCACAGTTTTCTCCTATGTTTAATGGTGAGGCTAggtttaaaaaagtttttagaaaattttgtagtaCCACTTGTCGAGGCGGTTGGTGGTTATAAGGATTACGATTTAGTTGATTTTGTCTTACACAATCATTCAGAGAAAATTGCAAAAAGAAATTCTCACCTGAAGATAATAGAGTCCGACCAAATGGATGTTAATAAAAGTGATAATGGTGACCCCACTAATCAACAAAGTAGTAAACATTTACAAGGAAAAGATTACATTGTTAGGGAGGAGGTgtttgaaatagaagaagaaaagaataatgaggatcaaatgaaatttttattagaacatCTTCAATTGAATGTCTCATCTGAATTACCATTTAATCATTCAACTGCAGAAGAAGCAATGGAAACGTTAATTCATACTAACGCTGAGCTAGTCTTACATTCAGAAGATGAAATTAGTGATTCTTCAGATA ccATGAAATCACCTACGATTCCTATTCCTCAAACTCTGTACAGTAATGTGACAAATATAACCTGTGAAGTTGGTAGCAAAAAGAGTGAAACCGAATTCAGTGAACAATCAGTGACTccgaattttccaaaaactgAATTTCAAAGATCAAAATCTAGTACAAAAATATCTGAAATGAGCGCTGACAGTTTGGTATGGTTATCACATCGATTAGGGCCACTATTGTCAGCGAAATATTTATctagaaatttgttaaaaatgctTACTCTTTGTTATATTGGTAAAGACAACATATCCTCTTATGTACCTGAtggtttatataattttaaggaTATTTCAATAACTTCGCATTTCATAAAAGGTGATCAAGCTACTATTAAGATCCTTGAATGCTTAACAAACATTTCAG CTCTTTACggagaacaaataataatatttcaatacattCCATACATGACTGAATTAATAACTCTTAGCAAAAAACGAATAACGCCTAATTTGGAAGGAGGGTTGATATCATGTTTGACCCTTTTGAAAAGTATAATTCCTTATCTAACAGATGGTACGCTGATGAATCAATTACAG GATGTGATATTAACATGTATACTCCACCCCATCATAAGATTGCTAAATTCAACAAATCATGTATTTCCTAGCGGTAGTACTGCGCGAAATACTTTGGCTAGAAAGTACTTAGATGTTATTTATATTCTCTCAATAAGGATAGGGGTTGATATgactaagaaatatttattagtacCGGCGTTACAGAgattctttttgatttttgataaggTTTATACTAATTCTGATGAAAGCGAAAAG GCTTGTCATTTAGAATCAATAGGACAGTCAAACACAGAAGAAGAAACAATTAATGTATTGCAAAGAAGGGCATCTGAATTAACCGAAACCCCTCAAGCGTCCGAAGAAACTGTAGAAAAAAGGGCATTATTAGAGATTATCGACGTATTTACTAAGGAACTAGCACATACGGCCTATCTACCTTTCGTCAAACTTTTGGGTTTGAACTGCTTAGAAACTGCCTTAAATAATTATGATAAGATTTGTAAACTTTGTCAGGAATATGaggatgaaattaaaaattctaatgTTAAAACAGTTTCAACTCTTAAACTGTcagattttaatgtatttacCCCTTTAGTCACTTCTTCGAGTATTGGCAGTAACATAG CCCTTGTTGGGAATAGGATCGATATTCAATCTGAAAATGTAGATAGCATTAATATGGATTTATTAAGCTTGGTTAGTAATAGAATCGAAAATTCAAGTAGACATCTACGAGGAAATTGGTTAGCATATTGGGAGTATGAAATAG GCCGATCAGAAAAAGACGTCCAATTGAATTTCAAGCAAATCAAACTTCAAACATTCGTTGGTCACACTCAAAGTGTAAAATGTTTGCATGTTTTGGACAATGAAAACAGCTTTATGTCAGGAAGTCGTGATAAAACTGTGAAACTCTGGTCTCTACGTAGTCAGGGAGACGGTTTCGCTACTTCTACGTGTCAATGGACATATAGTTCTCATAAAAAGTCCATTTTGTCAATAACATTTCTAGAAAGTTTGAG GTTAGTCGCATCATGTGATAGCATAGTTCACATTTGGGATCCCTTCATGGGAGCAAATGTGGGTAATTTAGAATCTCCTAAATTTGCTCCTGTCAATACATTGAAAAGTATGCCAGCACCATCTACCTTGGTATTCGCAGCTACCACAGATGGTACTGTTAAAGTTCTAGATACTAGAGTTCTTAATTACATATATGAATTGAAA ATGAGTCCCAATCTTTCAAGTTTAATCCGTTGTTTAGCAATAGCACCATCTGGCAACTGGGTAGCAGCAGGGCAGTCGTCAGGTTTTATCACGATTTTAGATACTAGAACTGGCCTCATTATAGCGAATTGGCGAGCACACGAGAGTGAAGTATTACAACTGGAAGTTCACAATGAGGACAGTTTAGTTTCAAGTAGTTTGGATCAATCGACTAGTGTGTGGAATGCGTCAGATGGAAAACTAAAATTCCATATGAG GGGGACTACAGAGCCTGTCCATTGTCTTAGTATCCACAATAATGAATTGATATCTGGAACAACAGGAAACCGTATAGGAGTTCACTCGTCAATAACTTGTGATGCATCCTTCTCAAATAATAAACTTAGAGGCGATTCTTTTAAGGGGCTTCTCACTTCTATGGATTATTTGCCTCTTAATCGTTTACTTCTATTAGGAGCTGATACAGGCAATATTAATTTGTTGTGTTAA